The proteins below are encoded in one region of Brassica napus cultivar Da-Ae chromosome A6, Da-Ae, whole genome shotgun sequence:
- the LOC125610292 gene encoding uncharacterized mitochondrial protein AtMg00810-like — MTDMGQISSFLGVSAIFNDKGLFLNQTRYAEEIIERAGMKDCKPCTTPVDMQSKLSDKEGTPLSNPTEYRSLAGSLQYLTFTRPDISYAVQQICLFMHDPREPHMKALRRILRYIQGTSHYGLQLLKH, encoded by the coding sequence ATGACAGACATGGGACAAATCAGCTCCTTCCTCGGTGTTTCAGCAATCTTCAACGACAAAGGTCTATTTCTGAATCAAACCAGATATGCTGAAGAAATCATAGAACGCGCAGGTATGAAGGACTGCAAGCCCTGCACCACTCCAGTAGATATGCAATCAAAACTCTCGGATAAAGAAGGCACACCGCTGTCTAATCCAACAGAGTATAGAAGCTTGGCTGGATCTCTCCAATACCTCACTTTCACCAGGCCTGATATATCTTACGCGGTCCAGCAGATTTGCCTCTTTATGCATGACCCTCGCGAGCCTCATATGAAAGCACTCCGGCGAATTCTTCGGTACATACAAGGCACATCCCACTATGGTCTCCAACTACTCAAGCATTAA
- the LOC125610293 gene encoding uncharacterized protein LOC125610293 — MAAVQAFLDPAYGVTNIKSHIPILLDINDHNYDAWRELFLLHCQSFDVSGHLDGTLLPENDNDAAWQKKDGLVKLWLYGTLSKNLFRSTFQTGGTSREAWIRIENFFRNNKEARAVQLDNKLRTKEQGDLSIHDYCQEMKQISDLLRNLDAAVTERTLVTYMLNGLSHKYDHIINVIIHRQPFPSFNEARNMLILEEDRLNRGNKQSLHHKDSPSSDKILTASETTSDRKSSPHQHQHHNNNRSTQNRGRGRNNHRGRGRRFNNQPRPQVQQWNAPFWTNGYQFWPQQQQFPPWFQGPQQQYFQQGIIGPRPALQIQGPNNGSQKPEPTVDSRQHSTQ, encoded by the coding sequence ATGGCTGCAGTACAAGCTTTTCTTGACCCCGCCTATGGCGTAACAAATATCAAATCCCACATTCCCATTCTCCTTGATATCAACGACCACAATTACGATGCGTGGCGTGAACTCTTCCTTCTACATTGTCAAAGCTTCGACGTCTCAGGCCACCTTGATGGTACTCTGCTCCCAGAGAATGACAATGATGCAGCTTGGCAGAAGAAGGATGGTCTCGTTAAGCTTTGGCTCTACGGGACTCTATCTAAGAATCTGTTCCGGAGCACGTTCCAAACTGGTGGAACGTCTCGTGAAGCTTGGATCCGAATCGAAAACTTCTTCAGGAACAACAAAGAAGCTCGAGCTGTTCAACTCGACAACAAACTTCGCACCAAGGAACAAGGCGATCTCTCGATCCACGATTACTGTCAAGAAATGAAACAAATCTCGGATTTGCTCAGGAACCTCGATGCTGCAGTGACTGAACGCACGTTGGTAACCTACATGCTGAATGGTCTCTCTCACAAATACGATCACATCATCAATGTCATCATCCACAGGCAGCCCTTCCCCTCGTTCAATGAGGCTAGGAACATGCTAATACTGGAGGAAGATCGTTTGAACCGCGGCAACAAACAATCACTCCACCACAAGGATTCACCATCATCAGACAAGATACTCACCGCCTCAGAAACGACCAGTGACCGCAAAAGCTCTCCACATCAACATCAGCATCACAACAACAACCGCTCAACTCAGAACAGAGGACGTGGCAGAAACAATCACAGAGGTCGTGGCAGAAGATTCAACAATCAGCCTCGCCCTCAGGTTCAACAATGGAACGCCCCTTTCTGGACTAACGGTTACCAGTTCTGGCCACAACAACAACAGTTCCCACCATGGTTTCAAGGTCCCCAACAACAGTACTTCCAACAAGGGATCATAGGTCCACGACCAGCTCTGCAGATCCAAGGTCCAAACAACGGAAGTCAGAAACCCGAGCCAACTGTTGATTCGCGACAGCATTCAACACAATGA